The Microbacterium sp. Root61 genomic interval ACGCCGGCCTCACGGTGCACGTCCGCGTCCTGTCCGGCCGCGACCCGCACCACATCGCCGAGGCGGAGTACAAGGCGTTCGCCCGTGCGTTCCGCCAGGCCAAGGCCCTCGATCCCCTCGTGGAGGGAATCCCGAGCACGAAGGGCGCTCTGTGACCCGCACGCCGCTCGTCGCGGTCCTGGACTACGGATCGGGAAACGTGCACTCCGCCGTCAAGGCATTGACGGCGGCCGGGGCTGACGCGCGACTCACGAAGGACCGTGGTCTGGTCGCCGAGGCCGACGGGCTCGTCGTACCCGGTGTCGGCGCTTTCCGCGCGGTCATGGACGCCCTGCGCGCCAGCCGCGGGGATGAACTCATCGGCCGGCGTCTCGCCGGCGGACGGCCTGTGCTGGGCATCTGCGTCGGCATGCAGGTGCTGTTCGAGCTCGGCGTCGAGCGCGGCGTGGACACGGAAGGCATGGGGGAGTGGCCCGGTGTGGTCACTGAGCTCGATGCGCCCGTGCTGCCGCACATGGGCTGGAACACCGTGCAGCCCGGCGAAGGGTCGCGACTCTTCCACGGCCTCGAGGACGAGCGGTTCTACTTCGTGCACTCGTTCGGCGTGCAGAAGTGGGTCATGGACGTCCAGCCGCAGTATCGGCAGCCGATCCTGACCTGGTGCGACTACGGTGCGTCCCCCTTCCTGGCCGCGGTCGAGAACGGCCCGCTGTCGGCGACACAGTTCCACCCGGAGAAGTCCGGCGACGCCGGCATCAAGCTCCTGTCCAACTGGATCGGCGGGCTCAGCGCGACTACGCTCTGACCTCGTGCCGTCCGCGGGTGAGTGATCTCCCCGCCGCCATACCCCGCCTACCCCCATTGGGAGCCATGAACGATTTCGCGTCCACCCCCGAGTTGATCCTCCTTCCTGCCGTCGATGTCGCCGACGGCAAGGCCGTCCGCCTCACGCAGGGCGCGGCGGGTACCGAGACGAGCTACGGCGACCCCGTCGACGCAGCGCTGGAATGGGCGCGCCAGGGCGCGCAGTGGATCCACCTCGTCGACCTCGACGCCGCCTTCGGCCGCGGCAACAACACCGCCGTGCTCCGCAAGGCGATCAAGGCCGTCCGCGGTGTGCAGGTGGAGCTCTCCGGCGGCATCCGCGACGACGCCTCGCTCGAGGCCGCGCTCGAGAGCGGCGCCACGCGCGTCAACCTCGGCACCGCGGCGCTGGAGAACCCGGAGTGGGCCGCCAACGTGATCGGCCGGTACGGCGACGCGATCGCCGTCGGGCTCGACGTGCGCGGCACGACGCTCGCCGCACGCGGCTGGACCCGCGACGGCGGCGACCTGTGGACCGTCCTGCAGCGACTCGAGGCCGCCGGCTGCACCCGCTACGTCGTGACGGACGTCACGAAGGACGGCACGCTGCAGGGTCCGAACATCGAACTGCTGCGCGAGATGGTCACGCGCACCCCCAAGCCGGTCGTCGCCTCCGGCGGGATCTCCAGCCTGGATGACATCGCCGCACTGCGCGAGCTCGTGCCGCTCGGTGTCGAGGGCGCGATCGTCGGCAAGGCCCTGTACGCCGGCGCGTTCACGCTCGCCGAGGCGCTCGATGTCGCAGGCGGCTGATCAGCCCGGTCACTCCGACCACGGGCACACGCACGCGGATTCCGCGGGCGTGCCCTGGGAAGGGCGGCGGTTCGAGCCCAACCCGCACTCCGGGGATGACGGCTCGGCCGACCCGGCGCTGCTGCGCGCCCTGATCGCGTTCCACGCCGGGCAGGGCAGTCCCGTCGCGGTGATCGACGCGTATCGCACGGCACGCCTGCTGATCCCGCTCGTCGCCGAGAAGGGCGACGAAGGCATCGGCGCGCACGGGCTCGTCGTCGACAAGACGCAGGAGCTGTCGATCGTCACGGTCGCCGCTCCGGACGGCCGGCGCGTGCTGCCCGTGTTCACGTCCGTCGCGGCTCTGTCGCGATGGGATGCCGCGGCTCGGCCGGTGCCGGCCGACGGTGTGCGCACGGCGCTGGCCGCCGCAGCCGATGACACCGACCTCATCGTGGTGGACCCCACGTCCGACACCGAGTTCGTCATCCGCCGCCCCGCCGTGTGGGCGATCGCGCAGGGGCACGCGTGGGAGCCCGCGGTCACCTCGGTCGAGGTGTTCACCGGATTGCAGGAGAGCGTCGCCGGTGAGCTCGCCGTGCTCGACCTGTCGGTCGAGGCGGGCGACCCGTCCGGACGCCTCCGCGGCCCGGAGCTCGTCGTGCTGCTCGAACTCATCCACGGCCTGGACCAGGCGGAACTCGACGCTGTGCTGGCGCGCCTGGCGCGGCGCTGGGCGGCGGACAACCGCATCGCCGTACTGGTGGACTCCCTCACCGTCAAGCTGATTCAGTCGGTCTGACCGCATCGTGCCGGCCCTTGCGGCCGGCGACCCGGAGCGGAAGGATCGCCGCAGGGGTGCCTCGATGGCTGACGACGGCGAATACGGCGCGGCTCTGGATGCCGCGCACCGGCACGCCCGCGCGTGGCTCGACTCGGTGGGCGAGCGCCCGATCCGCCCCGAGGTCGATGTGGACGGTGTCCTCGCACGCCTCGATCGGCGCTGGCGCGATGAGGGCGCCGACCCCGCCGCCGTCATCGACGAGCTCGCCGAGGCGATCGGTCCCGGGCTCATGGCGATGGGCTCGCCGCGCTTCTACGGCTTCGTGATCGGCGGGGCCTATCCGGCGGCGCTGGCCGCCGACTGGCTGGTGTCGTCGTGGGACCAAAACACCGGGTCCCGGCAGCCGACACCGGGAACCTCCGCGGTCGAGGAGGTGGCGGCCGCCTGGCTGCTGCACGCGCTCGACCTGCCCCGCGAGAGCGGTGTCGGCTTCGTGACGGGGGCGACCAGCGCCAATCTCGCGTGCCTGCTCGCCGCCCGCGACGCGGTGCTGCGGGCTCGCGGCCACGACCCGGAGCGCGGGATCCAGGGCGGCCCGCCGATTCTGTTCCTCGCCGGTGATGCCGTGCACACCTCGGTCGTGCTGGCCGGACGGATGAGCGGGCTCGGCGCGCCGATGACGGTCGGCGCCGACGAGCAGGGGCGCATCGACGTGGCCGGGCTCGCCCGTGCCCTTGCCGCGCACGACGGGCCGGCGATCGTGGCGCTGCAGGCGGGCGACGTGCATTCCGGGGCGTTCGACGACTTCGTCGGCGCGATCGAGGTCGCCCGCGCCGCCGACGCGTGGGTGCACGTCGACGGAGCATTCGGGCTGTGGGCGGCGGCGAGTCCGCGACTGCATCATCTCGTCGCGGGGATGTCTGCGGCCGACTCCTGGGCGACAGACGCGCACAAGACCCTCAACGTGCCGTACGACTGCGGCGTGGCGATCGTCCGGGACGAGGCGGCCATGACGGCCGCGCTCGGGGCGCACGCCGCCTATCTGCCGGCGGTCGGGAGTATCTCCGAGCCCTACGACCGCACTCCGGAGCTGTCGCGCCGCGCGCGGGGCGTGACCGTGTGGGCGGCGCTCCGATCGCTCGGGGCCACCGGT includes:
- the hisH gene encoding imidazole glycerol phosphate synthase subunit HisH, with translation MTRTPLVAVLDYGSGNVHSAVKALTAAGADARLTKDRGLVAEADGLVVPGVGAFRAVMDALRASRGDELIGRRLAGGRPVLGICVGMQVLFELGVERGVDTEGMGEWPGVVTELDAPVLPHMGWNTVQPGEGSRLFHGLEDERFYFVHSFGVQKWVMDVQPQYRQPILTWCDYGASPFLAAVENGPLSATQFHPEKSGDAGIKLLSNWIGGLSATTL
- the priA gene encoding bifunctional 1-(5-phosphoribosyl)-5-((5-phosphoribosylamino)methylideneamino)imidazole-4-carboxamide isomerase/phosphoribosylanthranilate isomerase PriA yields the protein MNDFASTPELILLPAVDVADGKAVRLTQGAAGTETSYGDPVDAALEWARQGAQWIHLVDLDAAFGRGNNTAVLRKAIKAVRGVQVELSGGIRDDASLEAALESGATRVNLGTAALENPEWAANVIGRYGDAIAVGLDVRGTTLAARGWTRDGGDLWTVLQRLEAAGCTRYVVTDVTKDGTLQGPNIELLREMVTRTPKPVVASGGISSLDDIAALRELVPLGVEGAIVGKALYAGAFTLAEALDVAGG
- a CDS encoding SseB family protein, which codes for MSQAADQPGHSDHGHTHADSAGVPWEGRRFEPNPHSGDDGSADPALLRALIAFHAGQGSPVAVIDAYRTARLLIPLVAEKGDEGIGAHGLVVDKTQELSIVTVAAPDGRRVLPVFTSVAALSRWDAAARPVPADGVRTALAAAADDTDLIVVDPTSDTEFVIRRPAVWAIAQGHAWEPAVTSVEVFTGLQESVAGELAVLDLSVEAGDPSGRLRGPELVVLLELIHGLDQAELDAVLARLARRWAADNRIAVLVDSLTVKLIQSV
- a CDS encoding pyridoxal phosphate-dependent decarboxylase family protein codes for the protein MADDGEYGAALDAAHRHARAWLDSVGERPIRPEVDVDGVLARLDRRWRDEGADPAAVIDELAEAIGPGLMAMGSPRFYGFVIGGAYPAALAADWLVSSWDQNTGSRQPTPGTSAVEEVAAAWLLHALDLPRESGVGFVTGATSANLACLLAARDAVLRARGHDPERGIQGGPPILFLAGDAVHTSVVLAGRMSGLGAPMTVGADEQGRIDVAGLARALAAHDGPAIVALQAGDVHSGAFDDFVGAIEVARAADAWVHVDGAFGLWAAASPRLHHLVAGMSAADSWATDAHKTLNVPYDCGVAIVRDEAAMTAALGAHAAYLPAVGSISEPYDRTPELSRRARGVTVWAALRSLGATGVAGLVDGLVEAAAGLADGFRGIPGMTVLNDVVFTQVCLAGPDDATTAALGEWLRAEGTVWASSSAWRGRTIIRFAVSNRGTDAEAVRRTVDAVARGAAAVGIRAS